A region from the Bradyrhizobium erythrophlei genome encodes:
- a CDS encoding PRC-barrel domain-containing protein — translation MRARYLISFAAAFAVLAATAWAQNQPAPPQGEGNPPSSPKQNTAAPKTPAPPPSVTIIGAKEAHGVLGRDVRSPTDEDMGHIVDVIVDRAGVVRAAVIDFGGFLGVGSRKIVVDWNALHFGHVADKGDSITLELTKEQVNAAPEYKEDQPIVVLGAAGSLKPLQFDSQ, via the coding sequence ATGCGCGCAAGATATTTGATCAGTTTCGCCGCCGCTTTTGCCGTTTTGGCGGCAACCGCGTGGGCGCAAAATCAGCCGGCGCCACCGCAAGGCGAGGGCAACCCGCCGTCGTCGCCGAAGCAAAATACGGCGGCGCCGAAAACGCCGGCACCGCCGCCCTCCGTCACCATCATCGGGGCCAAGGAGGCGCACGGCGTGCTCGGCCGCGACGTCCGCAGCCCGACGGACGAGGACATGGGACATATCGTTGACGTCATCGTCGATCGCGCCGGCGTGGTGCGCGCGGCCGTCATCGATTTCGGCGGCTTTCTCGGCGTCGGCAGCCGGAAGATCGTCGTCGACTGGAACGCGCTGCACTTCGGGCACGTCGCGGACAAGGGCGACAGCATCACGCTGGAATTGACCAAGGAGCAGGTAAACGCAGCACCCGAATACAAGGAGGATCAGCCGATCGTGGTGCTTGGCGCAGCCGGCAGCCTGAAGCCGCTGCAGTTCGATTCGCAGTGA
- a CDS encoding ABC transporter ATP-binding protein, protein MDNLSGYAHRPFAFVLRYLRQRLSSHIVILLSVVAAVACSVGTQYGVKALVDGLSAGTSHAGSVWLAFIFLMSLIAADNFLWRIASWTASFTFVGVTGDLRRDIFRHLTGHAPSYFSDRLPGMLTSRITATSNAVYTVENMFVWNVLPPCMATIAAIALIGTVSLPMAAGLIVIAGAMVVAMFRLAAAGKPLHDDFANKAAAVDGEMVDVINNMPLVRAFCGLRYEHDRFDATVDRELTARGRSLRYLEKLRLLHAGITVLLTIALLAWAIMLWQRGGATTGDVVLVCTLGLSILSATRDLAVALVDVTQHVARLTEAIATLLLPHELRDHPEAEPLVRSGAAIAFNNISFRYPGGIKVFEKFSLRLQPGQRVGLVGHSGGGKSSLFVLLQRFYDVQQGSITIDGQDIAKVTQESLREAISVVPQDISLFQRSILENIRYGRPNATDDEVLRAAIAARCDFVETLPEGLATMVGDRGVKLSGGQRQRIAIARAFLKDSPILLLDEATAALDSESEEAIREALGRLMRGRTVIAIAHRLATLRNFDRVVVLKGGKIIEDGPPDRLMQGQGPYRELVTQEMSRLATVTTPAAA, encoded by the coding sequence ATGGACAATCTTTCAGGTTACGCCCATCGTCCGTTCGCCTTCGTGCTGCGCTACTTGCGCCAGCGTCTTTCCTCGCACATCGTCATCCTGCTGTCGGTCGTTGCGGCGGTTGCATGTTCGGTAGGCACGCAATACGGCGTGAAGGCCCTGGTCGACGGATTGTCGGCGGGAACTTCCCACGCCGGCAGCGTATGGCTGGCATTCATTTTCCTCATGTCGCTGATCGCGGCGGATAATTTCCTGTGGCGGATCGCGAGTTGGACCGCGAGCTTCACATTCGTGGGGGTGACCGGCGATCTGCGCCGCGACATCTTCCGTCATCTGACCGGCCACGCGCCGAGCTATTTTTCCGACCGGTTGCCGGGCATGCTGACCAGCCGCATTACCGCGACGTCGAACGCGGTCTACACGGTAGAGAACATGTTCGTGTGGAACGTGCTGCCGCCGTGCATGGCGACGATCGCGGCGATTGCCCTGATTGGAACCGTCAGCCTGCCGATGGCGGCCGGGCTGATCGTCATCGCCGGCGCCATGGTGGTGGCGATGTTCCGCCTGGCGGCCGCGGGCAAGCCGTTGCACGACGATTTCGCCAACAAGGCCGCTGCCGTCGACGGCGAAATGGTCGACGTCATCAACAACATGCCGCTGGTGCGCGCGTTCTGCGGATTGCGGTATGAGCATGACCGGTTCGATGCGACCGTCGACAGGGAACTCACGGCGCGGGGACGCAGCCTGCGCTATCTGGAGAAACTCCGGCTGCTTCACGCCGGCATCACCGTTCTGCTGACCATTGCGCTGCTGGCCTGGGCCATCATGCTGTGGCAGCGCGGTGGCGCCACCACCGGCGACGTCGTGCTGGTCTGCACGCTCGGGCTTTCCATCCTGAGCGCGACGCGCGATCTCGCGGTGGCCCTGGTCGACGTCACCCAGCATGTCGCCCGCCTGACCGAAGCGATCGCCACGCTGCTGCTGCCGCACGAACTGCGCGACCACCCCGAAGCCGAACCTCTGGTCAGGAGCGGTGCTGCGATTGCCTTCAACAATATTTCCTTCCGCTATCCCGGCGGGATCAAAGTGTTCGAGAAATTCAGCCTGCGTCTGCAGCCCGGGCAGCGGGTCGGGCTGGTCGGTCATTCCGGGGGTGGTAAATCCAGCCTGTTCGTGCTGCTGCAGCGGTTCTATGACGTTCAGCAGGGCAGCATCACGATCGACGGCCAGGACATCGCCAAGGTCACGCAAGAGAGTTTGCGCGAGGCGATCTCGGTGGTGCCGCAGGACATCTCGCTGTTCCAGCGATCGATCCTGGAGAATATCCGCTATGGCCGACCGAACGCGACCGACGACGAGGTGCTGCGCGCGGCGATCGCGGCGCGCTGCGATTTCGTCGAAACCCTGCCCGAAGGGCTCGCCACCATGGTCGGCGATCGCGGCGTCAAGCTGTCGGGCGGCCAGCGCCAGCGTATCGCGATCGCGCGCGCCTTCCTGAAGGACTCGCCGATCCTGCTGCTGGATGAAGCGACCGCAGCACTCGACAGCGAATCCGAGGAAGCGATCCGTGAGGCGCTCGGCCGCCTGATGCGCGGGCGCACCGTGATCGCGATCGCCCACCGGCTGGCGACGTTACGCAATTTTGACCGCGTGGTGGTGCTGAAGGGGGGTAAGATCATCGAAGACGGGCCGCCTGATCGCCTGATGCAGGGGCAGGGGCCCTACCGGGAGCTGGTAACTCAGGAAATGAGCCGGCTCGCCACAGTTACAACCCCAGCCGCGGCCTGA
- a CDS encoding MFS transporter has protein sequence MRFARSSHSMDRIDDDRRVQATGSNGGSPRVSGPVTPEPAGPSRQSLRGLDWFIFFLADVQTGFGPFIAVYLTTQKWTQAEIGLVLSIGGLVALVGQMPGGAIVDAARSERLMAGLAVATIGFSALGYAVWPIFPVVAAAATLHAAASCVLGPAIAAISLGLVGPYRMGERLGRNARFASLGNGTAAAVMGTAGYLLSSRSVFVVTFILAFPTLLALSRIREREINIVQAHGAVLREVPDAKATSVLSLVRQRPLLIFAAAVLLLQLANSAMLPLMAGVVTTRSSQWAPVLIAACIIVPQAIVALVSPSVGGLAQEWGRRPLLLMGFAALAVRGLLFATVHDPYLLVAVQVFDGVTAAVFSVMIPLIVADVAFGSGHFNLAQGIVGTATGIGASLSTVLAGYVSDRFGSSTAFTGLAGVATLGLVMIWFVMPETRRSPQGQGRD, from the coding sequence ATGCGGTTTGCGCGCTCCTCCCATTCGATGGACCGGATTGATGATGACCGCCGTGTGCAAGCGACCGGCAGCAACGGCGGTTCGCCCCGGGTATCGGGACCGGTGACGCCCGAGCCAGCCGGCCCGTCGCGCCAGAGCTTGCGCGGCCTCGACTGGTTCATTTTCTTTCTCGCCGACGTGCAGACCGGCTTCGGCCCGTTCATCGCGGTCTACCTGACGACCCAGAAATGGACCCAAGCCGAAATCGGCCTGGTACTGTCGATCGGCGGCCTGGTGGCGCTGGTCGGGCAGATGCCGGGCGGCGCCATCGTTGATGCGGCCCGCTCGGAGCGGCTGATGGCGGGCCTTGCGGTCGCGACGATCGGGTTCAGCGCGCTCGGATATGCGGTATGGCCGATCTTTCCGGTCGTGGCGGCCGCGGCAACGCTGCACGCTGCCGCAAGCTGCGTCCTCGGCCCTGCGATCGCCGCGATCAGCCTTGGCCTGGTCGGGCCGTACAGGATGGGCGAGCGGCTCGGGCGCAACGCCCGCTTTGCTTCGCTGGGCAACGGAACCGCCGCGGCCGTGATGGGTACGGCGGGCTATCTGCTGTCGAGCCGTTCGGTGTTTGTCGTTACCTTCATCCTGGCTTTTCCGACCCTGCTCGCGCTCTCGCGTATTCGCGAGCGCGAGATCAATATCGTCCAGGCGCATGGCGCGGTGCTGCGCGAGGTGCCCGATGCCAAGGCGACGAGCGTGCTCAGCCTGGTGCGCCAGCGTCCATTGCTGATCTTCGCCGCCGCCGTGCTGCTGCTGCAACTCGCCAATTCGGCGATGCTGCCGCTGATGGCGGGCGTGGTGACGACCCGGTCGAGCCAGTGGGCGCCGGTGCTGATCGCCGCCTGTATCATCGTTCCGCAGGCGATCGTCGCGCTGGTGTCGCCGTCGGTCGGGGGCCTCGCGCAGGAGTGGGGGCGGCGGCCGCTGCTATTGATGGGGTTTGCCGCGCTGGCGGTGCGCGGCCTGTTGTTTGCGACCGTGCACGATCCTTATCTGCTGGTTGCCGTGCAGGTGTTCGACGGCGTCACCGCGGCCGTTTTCAGCGTGATGATACCGCTGATCGTCGCTGACGTTGCCTTCGGGAGCGGCCATTTCAATCTGGCGCAGGGCATCGTCGGCACGGCTACCGGCATCGGGGCATCGCTCTCCACCGTGCTGGCCGGCTACGTCAGCGACAGGTTCGGCAGCAGTACTGCCTTCACCGGCCTTGCAGGCGTGGCCACACTCGGCCTCGTCATGATCTGGTTCGTGATGCCTGAGACGCGGCGCAGCCCGCAGGGACAGGGGAGGGATTGA
- a CDS encoding helix-turn-helix domain-containing protein, with protein sequence MLTQSLNTSVIGHKVSPVAYPAPTLDQFGAVTGHAGLVATEFSYRKDEEIYGEDEPAEYVYQVITGAVRSYKLLSDGRRQIGAFHLPGDVFGLESGTMHRLAAEAIIDTTVRLVKRRSLEQAAGVDVQVARKLWAMTAGDLRHAEDHMLLLGRKTAMERVATFLLEMDGRLAVAGMMALPMCRRDIGDYLGLTLETVSRALSQLQAQGILGFSGARQIVLRNRQKLRNLDA encoded by the coding sequence ATGCTCACCCAATCGCTCAATACCTCGGTTATCGGCCACAAGGTCAGCCCCGTCGCCTACCCCGCCCCCACGCTCGACCAGTTCGGCGCAGTCACCGGGCATGCGGGTCTGGTTGCGACCGAATTTTCCTACAGGAAGGACGAGGAAATCTACGGCGAGGATGAGCCTGCGGAATACGTTTACCAGGTGATCACGGGCGCGGTTCGCAGCTACAAGCTGCTGTCGGACGGGCGCCGCCAGATCGGCGCCTTCCATCTTCCGGGCGATGTTTTCGGCCTCGAATCCGGAACGATGCACCGGCTGGCCGCGGAAGCCATCATCGATACCACGGTGCGGCTGGTGAAGCGCCGCAGCCTCGAGCAGGCGGCCGGCGTCGATGTCCAGGTTGCCCGCAAGCTCTGGGCGATGACCGCGGGCGACCTCCGGCACGCGGAAGACCATATGCTGCTGCTCGGACGCAAGACGGCGATGGAGCGGGTCGCCACCTTCCTTCTGGAAATGGACGGCCGGCTCGCGGTTGCCGGAATGATGGCGCTGCCGATGTGCCGCAGGGATATCGGCGACTATCTCGGCCTGACGCTGGAGACCGTCTCGCGGGCGCTCTCGCAGCTCCAGGCGCAGGGCATTCTCGGGTTCTCCGGTGCGCGCCAGATCGTGCTGCGCAACCGCCAGAAGCTGCGCAACCTGGATGCGTGA
- a CDS encoding response regulator — MSSSAKPTVYVVDDDADVLGSLRFLLETDGFDVRTFRNGASLLNAVRSTDVDCFVIDYKMPDMNGIDLAGRLRNRDIAAPVILITGYPDENISAKAEAAGVRHVLMKPLLDESLVTRIRGAILEGGPVGG, encoded by the coding sequence ATGTCGTCATCCGCCAAACCAACGGTTTATGTGGTCGACGACGACGCGGATGTCCTTGGATCCCTGCGATTCCTTCTGGAAACGGACGGCTTTGACGTCCGCACGTTCCGGAACGGAGCGTCGCTGCTGAACGCCGTGCGCTCGACCGACGTCGACTGTTTTGTGATCGATTACAAGATGCCCGATATGAACGGCATCGATCTGGCCGGCCGCCTGCGCAACCGCGATATCGCCGCGCCGGTCATTCTGATCACGGGCTATCCTGACGAGAATATCTCGGCCAAGGCCGAGGCGGCGGGCGTTCGCCACGTCCTGATGAAACCCCTGCTGGATGAGAGCCTTGTCACGCGAATCCGGGGCGCCATTCTGGAAGGCGGTCCGGTCGGCGGCTGA
- the fixL gene encoding sensor protein FixL, whose product MEGFGVGTWDLDLSTRELEWSATTRSLFGITREQPVSYELFLSLLESEDRRGTDLAIRKVAETGGNLDVSFRVGARHKPGQWIRARGGLIRDEAGVPRHLSGIVLDIDEEKHIEDALRTRESHLRSILDTVPDAMIVINGYGVIQFFSMAAERLFGYSEQEAIGRNVSELMPMPDQARHDGYLARYRSTGERHIIGIGRIVTGKRRDGTTFPMHLSIGEMQSGGEPYFTGFVRDLTEHQQTQARLQELQSELVHISRLSAMGEMASALAHELNQPLAAISNYMKGSRRLLSGSTDPNAAKIENAMDRAAEQALRAGQIIRRLRDFVSRGESEKRVESLSKLIEEAGALGLTGAREQNIQLRFNLNPEFDLVLADRVQIQQVLVNLFRNALEAMAQSPRRELVASNSKVGDDMIEIEVSDTGSGFHDDVKANLFQTFFTTKETGMGVGLSISRSIIEAHGGRMWAESNAAGGATFRFTLPSAANES is encoded by the coding sequence ATGGAGGGATTCGGCGTCGGAACCTGGGATCTCGATCTTTCCACGCGAGAGCTGGAGTGGTCGGCTACCACGCGAAGCCTGTTTGGCATCACCCGCGAACAGCCGGTATCCTACGAACTGTTTCTGTCCCTGCTCGAATCGGAGGATCGCCGGGGGACGGACCTGGCCATCCGTAAAGTCGCCGAGACCGGCGGCAATCTCGACGTCTCCTTCAGGGTTGGCGCGAGGCACAAACCGGGACAATGGATTCGCGCCCGCGGCGGCCTGATCAGGGACGAAGCTGGGGTGCCACGCCATCTCAGCGGCATCGTTCTCGATATCGACGAGGAAAAGCACATCGAGGATGCGCTGAGAACGCGCGAGAGCCATCTGCGCTCGATCCTCGACACGGTGCCGGACGCCATGATCGTGATCAATGGCTATGGCGTCATACAATTCTTCAGCATGGCGGCCGAACGGCTGTTTGGTTACTCCGAACAGGAAGCGATCGGCAGGAACGTGAGCGAGCTGATGCCGATGCCGGACCAGGCACGCCACGACGGCTATCTGGCACGCTACCGATCGACCGGCGAACGGCACATCATCGGCATCGGACGGATCGTGACCGGCAAGCGCAGGGATGGGACGACGTTTCCGATGCACCTGTCGATCGGCGAGATGCAATCGGGCGGCGAGCCTTATTTCACCGGGTTCGTGCGCGATCTGACCGAGCATCAGCAAACCCAGGCGCGGCTCCAGGAATTGCAATCCGAACTGGTCCACATTTCGCGGTTGAGCGCGATGGGCGAGATGGCGTCCGCGCTTGCCCACGAGCTCAATCAGCCGCTCGCCGCCATCAGCAACTACATGAAGGGTTCGCGCCGGCTGCTTTCGGGCAGCACCGACCCCAATGCGGCCAAGATCGAAAATGCCATGGACCGCGCCGCCGAACAGGCACTTCGCGCCGGCCAGATTATCCGCCGGCTTCGCGACTTCGTTTCACGCGGCGAATCCGAAAAGCGCGTCGAAAGCCTCTCGAAACTGATCGAGGAAGCTGGCGCGCTAGGCCTCACGGGCGCCCGCGAGCAGAACATCCAGCTGCGCTTCAATCTGAATCCGGAGTTCGATCTGGTCCTGGCGGATCGGGTCCAGATCCAGCAGGTGCTGGTCAATCTGTTCCGCAATGCGCTCGAGGCGATGGCGCAGTCGCCGCGACGAGAGCTTGTTGCCTCCAATTCCAAGGTCGGGGACGACATGATCGAGATTGAAGTGTCGGATACCGGGTCCGGTTTCCACGACGACGTCAAGGCCAATCTGTTTCAAACCTTCTTTACGACAAAGGAGACCGGGATGGGGGTAGGGCTTTCCATCAGCCGGTCGATCATCGAAGCCCATGGCGGACGGATGTGGGCCGAAAGCAACGCTGCGGGGGGTGCGACTTTTCGCTTCACCCTGCCGTCAGCCGCGAACGAGAGTTGA
- the ccoS gene encoding cbb3-type cytochrome oxidase assembly protein CcoS, protein MEVMVILVPLALGLGLVGLLGFLWSLNSGQYDHLEGAAWRAIADDEQKKPAE, encoded by the coding sequence ATGGAAGTGATGGTCATTCTGGTGCCGCTGGCGCTCGGACTGGGGCTCGTCGGCCTGCTCGGATTCCTCTGGTCGCTCAACAGCGGGCAGTATGACCATCTCGAGGGCGCGGCCTGGCGCGCCATTGCCGATGACGAGCAGAAGAAGCCGGCGGAGTGA
- a CDS encoding CBS domain-containing protein, which yields MYKFLEQTVAGYMTRAAKTVTRERTVRELSDMFERDDFNSYPVEEDGQVIGIVTKFDILKCFIFTPSQMVPPYEQLMSRTVGDVMTSEFIYVRTDTKLTRVLQLMVDHRIRSVPAIDDEHRLAGIIARRDVLKALADCSGG from the coding sequence CTGTACAAATTCCTCGAACAGACCGTTGCCGGCTATATGACGCGCGCAGCCAAGACTGTGACGCGCGAACGAACGGTCCGCGAGCTCAGCGACATGTTCGAACGGGACGATTTCAACTCGTATCCGGTCGAAGAAGACGGGCAGGTGATCGGAATCGTCACCAAGTTCGACATCCTGAAGTGCTTCATCTTTACGCCGAGCCAGATGGTTCCGCCCTACGAGCAGTTGATGAGCCGGACCGTCGGCGACGTCATGACCTCGGAATTCATCTATGTCCGGACCGACACGAAACTGACCCGGGTGCTGCAGCTCATGGTCGATCACCGCATCAGGAGCGTGCCGGCAATCGACGATGAGCATCGGCTGGCCGGGATCATCGCGCGCAGGGATGTGCTCAAGGCGCTCGCGGATTGTTCCGGCGGCTGA
- a CDS encoding universal stress protein — protein MTYATVMVSLALDQSNAARLEAAGELAERFDAAIVGIAASQFSPPLYFTSGELAQDPIDEGRASIKKRIGELEVQFRQTVKNRATHVEWRSAIDFPARYILPEARCADIIVSGADPRALSDPLAQASSKDLVMQAGRPLLIVPDSANWLDLRSVLVAWKDTTEARRAVADALPMLRKAKNVTIAEILENEDSRSAAASRVRDVAAWLSRHGVSASELLAEKDEDRGATAQLDGIAADLGAGLIVAGAYGHSRFRELILGGMTQHLITQPARCVLLSH, from the coding sequence ATGACATACGCGACCGTCATGGTCAGCCTGGCGCTTGATCAGTCGAACGCGGCGCGTCTCGAAGCGGCGGGGGAACTCGCCGAACGGTTTGATGCCGCCATCGTCGGCATCGCGGCGTCGCAGTTCAGCCCACCCCTTTATTTCACGTCGGGCGAACTGGCCCAGGACCCGATCGACGAGGGACGGGCCTCGATCAAAAAGCGCATCGGGGAGTTGGAAGTCCAGTTTCGTCAAACCGTAAAAAATCGGGCCACGCATGTCGAATGGCGGAGCGCCATCGATTTCCCGGCACGCTATATCCTGCCCGAAGCGCGTTGCGCCGACATTATCGTCAGCGGCGCGGACCCGCGCGCGCTGTCGGACCCTCTGGCGCAGGCGAGCTCGAAGGATCTGGTGATGCAGGCCGGTCGGCCGCTGCTCATCGTTCCCGATTCTGCCAATTGGCTCGACTTGCGAAGCGTGCTGGTGGCCTGGAAGGACACGACGGAGGCGAGACGGGCGGTCGCCGATGCGTTGCCCATGCTGCGCAAGGCCAAGAACGTCACCATCGCCGAAATCCTCGAGAATGAAGACAGCCGATCGGCCGCCGCATCGCGGGTGCGCGATGTCGCGGCGTGGCTGTCGCGTCACGGCGTTTCCGCCTCCGAGCTCCTCGCGGAGAAGGATGAGGACCGCGGCGCTACCGCGCAGCTGGACGGAATTGCGGCCGACCTCGGGGCCGGACTCATTGTCGCCGGCGCCTATGGTCATTCGCGCTTCCGCGAATTGATACTCGGCGGCATGACGCAGCATCTCATCACGCAACCCGCGCGCTGCGTGTTGCTGTCGCACTAG
- the fixJ gene encoding response regulator FixJ, with protein sequence MPDRGKVYVIDDDEAMRDSLNFLLDSAGYEVALFDSTLKFLDALPGLAFGCVVSDVRMPGLDGIELLKRMKADHCTFPIVIMTGHGDVALAVEAMKLGAVDFLEKPFEDERLIGMIATAIQQAEPAARSEALTQDIAARVASLSPRERQVMNGLIAGLSNKLIARDYDISPRTIEVYRANVMTKMQANSLSELVRLAMRAGLLND encoded by the coding sequence ATGCCGGACAGGGGAAAGGTCTACGTCATCGACGACGACGAGGCGATGCGGGATTCACTGAATTTCCTGCTCGATTCCGCAGGCTACGAGGTCGCGCTGTTCGATAGCACCCTGAAATTTCTGGATGCTCTGCCGGGCCTCGCGTTCGGCTGCGTCGTTTCCGACGTGCGCATGCCCGGCCTCGACGGAATCGAGCTTTTGAAGCGCATGAAGGCGGACCATTGTACATTTCCGATCGTGATCATGACCGGACACGGCGACGTCGCGCTTGCCGTCGAGGCCATGAAACTGGGCGCGGTCGATTTCCTGGAAAAGCCGTTCGAGGATGAGCGCCTGATCGGCATGATCGCAACGGCCATCCAGCAGGCGGAGCCGGCCGCAAGGAGCGAGGCGCTGACCCAGGACATCGCGGCCCGGGTCGCTTCGCTCAGCCCGCGCGAGCGCCAGGTCATGAATGGGCTGATCGCCGGACTTTCCAACAAGCTGATCGCCCGCGACTACGACATCAGCCCCCGCACCATCGAGGTTTACCGGGCCAACGTCATGACAAAGATGCAGGCCAACAGCCTCTCGGAGCTGGTGCGGCTTGCGATGCGCGCGGGCCTTTTGAACGATTGA
- a CDS encoding amylo-alpha-1,6-glucosidase: MAAEVVTQIMTARIVEEVQESPFYIPMTGPAARPRRSLKHDDTFIVLDSHGDIGASAGGPDGLFNADTRYLARLELVLDEVQPLLLGSNMRDDNSALTVDLTNPDVYRNGRIVLQKDMLHIVRTLFLWRGTAYQRIGVQNHGDRPASFDLTLLFDNDFADLFEVRGEKRPRRGIGSSKLLGPTDVVFEYRGLDDKARGTALHFDPRPTRLAVNAATYHLELSQHEVASLFVAVSCNKPVGFRPAPFFRGLLAHRREMRRHTAGAASIETSNNIFNEVLCQSMADLNILTTDTPQGRYPYAGIPWYSTTFGRDGIITALQMLWIDPRVARGVLRRLAFYQAKSTDPLADAEPGKILHEMRGGEMAALREVPFAQYYGSVDATPLFVLLAGLYVERTGDDETLIELWPSIEAALGWMDGPGDPDRDGFVEYQRASEQGLANQGWKDSYDAIFHADGRLAEGYIALAEVQGYVFAAKRRAARCALRLGKAERAQALEVEAEQLAARFEEAFWCEELGTYALALDGEKQPCKVRTSNAGQLLFTGIVSANRARMVAADVMRPHFFTGWGIRTVAHGEARYNPMSYHNGSIWPHDNALIALGLARYGLKHSVAHLFRALFDAATYMDLRRLPELFCGFRREKRRGPTLYPVACAPQAWASATPFTLLEAALGLEFDAGRGEIRLRNPRLPAFLNEVVLRDLRLGPSSVDLRVSRHGDDVSLEVLRTRGQIQVSIVLAH; the protein is encoded by the coding sequence ATGGCAGCCGAAGTCGTTACCCAGATCATGACCGCCCGGATCGTCGAAGAGGTCCAGGAATCGCCATTCTACATTCCGATGACCGGGCCCGCGGCACGGCCGCGGCGTTCGCTCAAGCATGATGACACCTTCATCGTACTCGACAGCCATGGCGACATCGGCGCTTCCGCCGGCGGGCCGGATGGGCTGTTCAACGCCGACACCCGCTATCTCGCCCGACTGGAACTCGTGCTGGACGAGGTCCAGCCGCTGCTGCTCGGCTCGAACATGCGCGACGACAATTCGGCATTGACGGTCGATCTCACCAACCCGGACGTCTATCGCAATGGCCGGATCGTGCTGCAGAAGGACATGCTGCACATCGTGCGCACCCTCTTCCTGTGGCGCGGAACGGCGTACCAGCGGATCGGCGTGCAGAACCATGGCGACCGCCCGGCGAGCTTCGATTTGACGCTATTGTTCGACAATGACTTTGCTGATCTGTTCGAGGTGCGCGGCGAAAAGCGCCCGCGCCGGGGCATCGGCTCCAGCAAATTGCTGGGCCCGACCGACGTCGTGTTCGAATACAGGGGACTGGACGATAAAGCGCGCGGTACCGCGCTGCATTTCGATCCCAGGCCGACGCGGCTTGCGGTGAACGCCGCGACCTATCATCTCGAGCTGTCGCAGCATGAGGTCGCCTCATTGTTCGTCGCCGTATCCTGCAACAAGCCGGTCGGCTTCAGGCCGGCGCCGTTCTTTCGCGGATTGCTGGCGCATCGCCGCGAAATGCGCCGCCATACGGCCGGCGCCGCCAGTATCGAAACCTCCAACAACATCTTCAACGAGGTGCTGTGCCAGTCGATGGCCGACCTCAACATTTTGACGACCGATACGCCGCAGGGGCGATATCCCTATGCGGGCATACCCTGGTATTCGACGACCTTCGGCCGCGATGGCATCATCACCGCGCTGCAAATGCTGTGGATCGACCCACGGGTCGCGCGCGGCGTGCTGCGCCGGCTCGCCTTCTACCAGGCGAAGTCGACCGATCCGCTCGCCGACGCCGAACCCGGAAAAATCCTGCATGAGATGCGCGGCGGCGAGATGGCGGCGCTGCGCGAGGTGCCGTTCGCGCAATATTACGGCAGCGTCGATGCGACGCCGCTGTTCGTGCTGCTGGCTGGCCTCTATGTCGAGCGTACCGGCGACGACGAGACGCTGATCGAATTGTGGCCGTCGATCGAAGCGGCGCTGGGCTGGATGGACGGGCCGGGCGATCCCGACCGTGACGGTTTCGTCGAGTATCAGCGCGCGTCGGAGCAGGGCCTTGCCAATCAGGGCTGGAAGGATTCCTACGACGCGATCTTCCATGCCGATGGCCGGCTGGCCGAAGGCTATATCGCGCTGGCGGAAGTGCAGGGTTACGTATTCGCCGCCAAGCGGCGGGCGGCGCGCTGTGCCCTGCGGCTCGGCAAGGCCGAGAGGGCGCAAGCGCTGGAGGTCGAGGCGGAGCAGCTCGCCGCGCGTTTCGAAGAAGCCTTCTGGTGTGAGGAACTCGGCACCTATGCGCTCGCGCTCGATGGCGAAAAGCAGCCGTGCAAGGTGCGGACCTCGAATGCCGGGCAATTGCTGTTCACCGGCATCGTCAGCGCGAATCGCGCCCGCATGGTCGCGGCCGACGTGATGCGTCCGCATTTCTTCACGGGCTGGGGCATCCGCACCGTGGCGCATGGCGAGGCGCGCTACAATCCGATGTCCTATCATAATGGCTCGATCTGGCCGCATGACAACGCGCTGATCGCGCTGGGGCTCGCGCGTTACGGTCTCAAGCATTCAGTCGCACATCTGTTCAGGGCGCTGTTCGACGCCGCCACCTACATGGATTTGCGGCGGTTGCCCGAGCTGTTCTGCGGTTTTCGGCGCGAGAAGCGGCGTGGACCGACACTCTATCCGGTCGCCTGTGCCCCGCAGGCATGGGCGAGTGCGACGCCGTTCACGCTGCTGGAAGCGGCGCTCGGGCTCGAATTCGACGCAGGCCGCGGCGAAATCCGGCTCCGCAACCCGCGTCTGCCGGCTTTTCTCAACGAGGTGGTGCTGCGCGATCTGCGATTGGGACCTTCAAGCGTCGATCTTCGGGTCAGTCGCCATGGCGACGACGTGTCGCTGGAGGTCCTGCGCACGCGCGGCCAGATCCAGGTGTCGATCGTACTGGCGCATTGA